In the genome of Populus trichocarpa isolate Nisqually-1 chromosome 10, P.trichocarpa_v4.1, whole genome shotgun sequence, the window TGAAGCCTTTTGAGCCTGtaaaattcctttctttcatagccataaaccatagcctacattacgtgcttttaaaagcccttttcgatcaagtaagcaatttgaACCAATAAATGGCGCTCTCAAAGCTTGAAGAGTTTTTCTATAAGGGTCGTGGCTTCATGGATTAAGTTActtgttattatgcatgctgataaaataagtgctaaaaaaaaaagaaacaacctttcttgataaagcctgAGTTCTAACTTTAGcatcttgtttttgaaattcacaaaaaggtcacctcatcacaaactatcaaaagatatacccaagatcagagattaaaattaacacaaagaaccatggaaaaagccattttaatctTTCGACGggtcaatttctgttttcaaaatacaagataatcaaAGAACTACATGTATTGAATGACGTGTGTTGGCCTTTGACCAAAGAagtgaatttcaaaaatatatatatatttttttaaaaatgacatctctctgatttcatttcaataatttgACTTTAAGtagacatgatctttgaaatatgagagttgattccCGAACAAAAAAGATTGTCAAGCAAGAAGAGTATCGATCGagtttgcaaaatccttgacagAAGCGACATCGACACTTCTTGAAAAGTTGAACAGCtgggggcaatacagtggatcctgaaaaggaaaaacaagcagtattcagatcagctagggggcaataaaaaatgattaaatgatgaattggTGAACTGAGGACCATGGagttcaaagaaagataattcaGATCATACTGGAGGTAAGTCGATGGCTGATTAACAATCTAAGATGAGGACGACAATAGAAAACCTATTGATGATGCACACAGCTAATCAAAGAACTATTCTCGAAAGAATCCAGGAGATGAAATGATTTGTTAAGCTCCTTCATAATAAATTAAGCAACACTACACTTGGGGGGCATTGTCAAGCTTGAAAAACAGTGAAACCAGTAATCATCGAAGACAACCTAGTATAGGCGCTACATTTACAGTGGAGTGGATGACTAGCACATGAACGGGCCAGTACATGGAAAGAGCAAAGAAGGCTTTGGttagcaaacaaaggcaccttATGACGATGGAACATCAAAgaggggggacctatatttcaaatcaggtaaggatgcatgcatgtcatctaacctcaaagcattgcacacatttttttatttgttataggaaaatcctaaaaaaaaaaatccagcaagattgaaacaaaaaagaaaataaaagaaaaagaaaaaaagagagagaaaaaagaatcattgagCTGATAATGAAAGAGAATCATTGTTGTGACCTTGGagcagaaagaaaaatgagaagaaccTTACCATtaggaaattttcaaaaaaaaaaaaaaagtccagcaagattgaaacaaaaaaaaacagagaaaagaaaagaaaaaaaagacagaaaaaaaaaagaatcattgagCTGATAATAAAAGAGAATCATTGTTGTGACCCTGGagcagaaagaaaaataagaagaaccctaccattaggaaattttcaaaaaaaaaaaaaaaagaagaagaaagaagtaaGTTCAAACCTTGCCAACAGGATGAACATTTGTGGGTAGGTCGCCCACAAAAATAGATCGTGTGAGTGTGTGGGgcggtcgcccctgaaaatagaccaggatgaacatgtgtgggtaggtcgcccgtgaaaatagatcaGTGTGAGTGgaagggcaggtcgcccatgaaaatagaccatgtGGGGCGGTCGCCCCTGAAAACAGAAGGAAAGTTTTCATTGGCCATATATGATCTAGTTATTTTGATCATTCAATTTCAGCTTTCTACTCATTCATTATAAAACAGAAGGAAACTCTGTTGCTGATAGCCTTGCAAGGAAAGGTTTGGATACGCTCAGAGACTATATAGCTtggttttaagatttttcaaCGTTGTATCCTTTTGCCAATAGCTTACTAGTTTGAATATATTtcgaattttaataataataataataagaagaaaaaaaacgacTTCTCTAATCTGAGGAAAAATTCATACCTAGTTCTGATGCAGCCATCCGTATAAAAATGTCTTGCTCATTTTGAACGAAAGTTCTCATATCAATCAAATCATTGAACCAAAGCAAGCAACCGCTTCCTCCATCCCTGATGTCCAAGTTTGCATACGCAGTACAGCTGCAGTTCTTCAAGCATGTGTTCTTGCACTCCTCCAGGTTCATACTCCTGTTGAACCATGATTTTCTTGTCTCCGGCATCTTCAAACCTCTGACCTTCCGAAACCCATCTCTGGAACAATTTAGTGCAGTCTTTCTAACGCAACCACTTGACCAGTCTGTCTTCTTCCAGTCTCTTGGAACTTTTGGTACAAATCCAATCAAGCAATCGCAAACTGGAGAGTGGTTAATGCTACAGATACCATTTGGACCACAGAGGTTATAACGCTCACAATTATCTGTATTTACTGTTGCGTAAAGAAACCAGCTTTGGATTTGCTCCATCCACAAAAGGAGCTGGAGATCACCATTCTGAGTTGCGACGGCTCTCCAATGCGTTGAGTTATTGACAAGAGTTTCTCTGTAAAATATCTccttatcattaaaaacaaattcaaatgtgTATATTGGATTTGGTTTTAACCGAGGCAATCCACTGAACCCCAGACCATTCCATGGCCCACCTCGATACTTCACTTTTGAATCTTCCACCGCTGCATACTCAGGATATCCTTCAGGAACAAGGATTATTGAAATATTACCTCTGGAAGGATCATCTGATGACTTCCATGATGTCAAGTGCCAGTCCATGCCAGTTATTCTATTCCGTCCTAGCTTCGAGCCCGGTATTAGTGTGTTACCTGGATAGTCAAAACTCTGCCACAAGGAGTTCTCCATGTTATTATCACCATCCTCTTTCACAAAAAGGTTTCCTGAATCCAAAAGCTGTGCAACTGGATTCCTAGCAGGTGCTGATGTGTTGGAAGACCAAATGATGCTTCCACTACGATTGAGAAGGACAAGAAGTCCTTGGTTGGTAAGCATTACAACACCTGATGAATCGTTAAGTGGAGTTTCTCTGTTGGCAACCCAAACTGGCGTCAGGACCGATATTTTACAATACCAGATCCCCAAGTATCGGTTTCTGGATTTACCGGGGCTGGAAAATCCTAATTCATATGTCCCACCAGCTGAAACTATGCTATCTCCATCTCTAATTGGCTGAGTTGTGCGCATGGTGTCAGTAGGGGTGGCTACTCTTACAATCAGCAGCAAAGTGAAGCAAAAACGAAGCACGGAAATATAATCCATTGGTACTCTCATGAATGTTTCAACGCTTTGTTATGTTATAAAATGGCTGGCCTTGCTAGATGTGAAAAATATTCGTCTTAAGAAATTGCCTATTTAACACCACAATCAGTCTACCGGGACAGCAATGCTCCACTACTGAGGTAAACGCTCGTCGTCggaatttttttggtttgtgaAATCAGCATGCATAATTGACAGATGGTCAACACTCAGAGAGCTAAGGGAAGCTCCGGCGATGTCATGTATTGATGATGTGCCGTGGCCCTTGAGCACCAAGAAGTGTTTGACGCTAAATCAAGACTTAAGCTCAGTTCAATGAATCAATCGTTTACTTTGAGCATCACTCATCAGCAATGATTATTTTCgaattctaataataaattccATTACATCTATCATTTGTCAAATGAGTCTTTGTAGAATATAATTACCCccaccaaattaaaa includes:
- the LOC18102284 gene encoding G-type lectin S-receptor-like serine/threonine-protein kinase At4g27290, coding for MDYISVLRFCFTLLLIVRVATPTDTMRTTQPIRDGDSIVSAGGTYELGFSSPGKSRNRYLGIWYCKISVLTPVWVANRETPLNDSSGVVMLTNQGLLVLLNRSGSIIWSSNTSAPARNPVAQLLDSGNLFVKEDGDNNMENSLWQSFDYPGNTLIPGSKLGRNRITGMDWHLTSWKSSDDPSRGNISIILVPEGYPEYAAVEDSKVKYRGGPWNGLGFSGLPRLKPNPIYTFEFVFNDKEIFYRETLVNNSTHWRAVATQNGDLQLLLWMEQIQSWFLYATVNTDNCERYNLCGPNGICSINHSPVCDCLIGFVPKVPRDWKKTDWSSGCVRKTALNCSRDGFRKVRGLKMPETRKSWFNRSMNLEECKNTCLKNCSCTAYANLDIRDGGSGCLLWFNDLIDMRTFVQNEQDIFIRMAASELGMNFSSD